In Comamonadaceae bacterium OS-1, a single window of DNA contains:
- the galR gene encoding HTH-type transcriptional regulator GalR → MSTIHTVAALAGVSSATVSRVMNDPHKVREATRLKVEAAMRELDFSRNSFAASLASRRSECVGLVVPHLSGAFFAPLVNEVEEAVSAVGSYLIVTCGKNSVDEVANGLQFLRQRRCDAIILYPGQLSDQALAEMLRHNPHMVVIHRTVPGFEARCVQLDNRTGGQLAAEYLLRCGHRDIGVIAGPRTNPESTQRLEAFRNTLQAAGHPLPPERVSEGDFHFASGSTCMAELRARQPGLSAVFCLNDQMAFGALNDCRAAGIAVPTGLSLIGFDDVEYADLIHPRLTTVRHPVAELARTAAQLALRLAAGEELTEPQRLLEPTLVVRDSVQTLPST, encoded by the coding sequence ATGTCCACCATCCACACCGTCGCCGCCCTGGCCGGTGTCTCCAGTGCCACCGTCTCCCGGGTCATGAACGACCCGCACAAAGTGCGCGAAGCCACCCGCCTGAAGGTGGAGGCCGCCATGCGCGAGCTGGACTTCTCGCGCAACAGCTTTGCCGCCTCGCTGGCCTCCCGCCGCTCGGAATGCGTGGGGCTGGTGGTGCCGCATTTGTCCGGGGCGTTTTTTGCGCCGCTGGTCAACGAAGTGGAAGAAGCGGTCAGCGCCGTGGGCAGCTACCTCATCGTCACCTGCGGCAAGAACAGCGTGGACGAGGTGGCAAACGGTTTGCAGTTTCTGCGGCAGCGGCGCTGCGATGCCATCATCCTGTACCCCGGCCAGTTGTCCGACCAGGCGCTGGCCGAGATGCTGCGGCACAACCCGCACATGGTGGTCATCCACCGCACCGTACCGGGCTTTGAGGCCCGCTGCGTGCAACTCGACAACCGCACCGGCGGCCAGTTGGCGGCCGAGTACCTGCTGCGTTGCGGCCACCGCGACATCGGGGTGATTGCCGGGCCGCGCACCAACCCCGAAAGCACACAGCGCCTGGAAGCTTTTCGCAACACCTTGCAAGCCGCCGGGCACCCGCTACCGCCGGAACGGGTGAGCGAGGGCGACTTCCACTTTGCATCGGGTAGCACCTGCATGGCCGAACTGCGGGCCCGCCAACCGGGCCTGAGTGCGGTGTTCTGCCTGAACGACCAGATGGCTTTTGGCGCGCTGAATGACTGCCGGGCTGCCGGTATCGCGGTGCCCACCGGGCTGTCGCTGATCGGCTTTGACGACGTGGAATACGCCGACCTGATCCACCCGCGCCTGACCACGGTGCGCCACCCCGTCGCAGAGTTGGCCCGCACCGCCGCCCAACTGGCCTTGCGCCTGGCCGCCGGGGAAGAGCTGACCGAACCCCAGCGCCTGCTGGAGCCCACGCTGGTAGTGCGCGATTCGGTGCAGACCCTGCCCAGTACCTAG
- the nagZ_3 gene encoding beta-hexosaminidase gives MQHLLSTHRRRGLAALCSAALLAGCGGGSNPAALTDLQAKAAVSTTLPQYSDWPHITSELPSSPALEARIKAIVDGMTLAEKVGQMTQPEIKSITPDQVRQFYIGSVLNGGGSWPQNNKHALSSDWVKLADAYWMASMATDSKVKIPVIWGTDAVHGHGNVYGATLFPHNIGLGAANDPALVRRIGQAVATQVASTGIDWSFAPTLAVVRDDRWGRTYEGYSEDPLIVNKYGYEMIKGLQGDLTKPTNVIATAKHFMGDGGTDQGKDQGVNMSSKSEMVNIHGQGYYSALGAGAQTVMASFNSWTNESLGITVGKMHGSKEMLTDVLKTKIGFDGFVIGDWNGHGQVPGCSDASCAQAINAGVDMIMVPDQWQGFIANTITQVQNGTIPMARIDDAVTRILRVKMRAGIFTAKRPLERLNAGDAAQLQHRVLAREAVRKSLVLLKNNNNLLPLVRGQKVLVVGKSADNLSNQTGGWSLTWQGTSNTNADFPNADSILAGIQAATGAANVTYSATGAGINVADYKAVIAVIGETPYAEGVGDIGKTGTLEHARRYPEDLAVLNAVSGKGVPVVTVLVTGRPVLVNKEINRSDAFVVAWLPGTEGKGVGDVLYRTYNNKVNFDTVGKLSFSWPKSGCQTPLNVGDAAYDPLFAYGYGMRYADQKTLAKLDETVPTLGCGQTAGGGTTAVDLEIFNSTDKAPFALAIGSPENWGGTPLGSDLNAVISQATIKAETTQVNVQQDGKKLTWTGTGQFYSQQPGTSDQQSYLNSDAALVFDTIVHQLPEGLVKVRIDCSYPCIGEVDGTTLFSTLGLNTKRTVKLPLSCFAAKGTDFASINTPFLLYTEKAFSASFAHIRWVPGAAKDADAVACSTLVPPDVALPTPQPGPTYTVFNNGVVSDGFKANTYSTNNVHTSFSVLPTGELALNFAADGGDGLLFFNDSGPINLGNFTGGKLQFDINVGSYGSNTGGLVVKMESAGTNCNTGDVLFGRPTAGGWQPVSINMATITAAQSACFDLRRTNVPFAIFPKWGDQQGVQFQVRNVRFVQ, from the coding sequence ATGCAACACCTCTTATCCACCCACCGGCGCAGAGGCCTGGCGGCGCTGTGCAGTGCAGCCTTGCTCGCAGGCTGCGGCGGCGGGTCCAACCCGGCAGCACTCACCGACCTGCAAGCCAAGGCGGCCGTGAGCACCACCCTGCCCCAGTATTCCGACTGGCCGCATATCACCAGCGAGCTGCCCAGCAGCCCCGCGCTGGAAGCCCGCATCAAGGCCATCGTGGACGGCATGACGCTGGCGGAAAAAGTGGGGCAAATGACGCAGCCCGAAATCAAGAGCATCACGCCCGACCAGGTGCGCCAGTTCTACATCGGCTCGGTGCTCAACGGCGGCGGCTCCTGGCCGCAGAACAACAAGCACGCACTCTCCAGCGACTGGGTCAAGCTGGCCGATGCCTACTGGATGGCCTCGATGGCCACCGACTCCAAGGTGAAGATACCGGTGATCTGGGGCACCGACGCAGTCCACGGCCACGGCAATGTGTATGGCGCCACGCTGTTCCCGCACAACATCGGCCTGGGTGCCGCCAACGACCCGGCGCTGGTGCGGCGCATCGGCCAGGCGGTGGCCACGCAGGTGGCCTCCACCGGCATCGACTGGAGCTTTGCGCCCACGCTGGCGGTGGTGCGCGACGACCGCTGGGGCCGCACCTACGAGGGCTATTCCGAAGACCCGCTGATCGTGAACAAATACGGCTACGAGATGATCAAGGGCCTGCAGGGCGACCTCACCAAGCCCACCAACGTGATCGCCACCGCCAAGCACTTCATGGGCGACGGCGGCACCGACCAGGGCAAGGACCAGGGCGTGAACATGTCCAGCAAGAGCGAGATGGTCAACATCCACGGCCAGGGCTACTACTCGGCGCTGGGCGCGGGCGCGCAGACCGTGATGGCCTCCTTCAACAGCTGGACCAACGAGAGCCTGGGCATCACCGTGGGCAAGATGCATGGCAGCAAGGAAATGCTAACCGACGTGCTCAAGACCAAGATCGGCTTTGACGGCTTTGTGATTGGCGACTGGAACGGCCACGGCCAGGTGCCCGGCTGCAGCGATGCCAGTTGCGCCCAGGCCATCAACGCCGGTGTCGACATGATCATGGTGCCCGACCAATGGCAGGGCTTCATCGCCAATACCATCACCCAGGTGCAAAACGGCACCATCCCCATGGCCCGTATCGACGATGCCGTGACCCGCATCCTGCGGGTCAAGATGCGCGCGGGCATCTTCACCGCCAAGCGCCCGCTGGAGCGCCTGAATGCAGGCGATGCCGCCCAGTTGCAACACCGGGTACTGGCCCGGGAGGCGGTGCGCAAATCCCTGGTGCTGCTGAAGAACAACAACAACCTGCTGCCCCTGGTGCGTGGCCAAAAGGTGCTGGTGGTGGGTAAATCGGCCGACAACCTGTCGAACCAGACCGGTGGCTGGTCGCTCACCTGGCAAGGCACCTCCAACACCAACGCCGACTTCCCCAACGCCGACAGCATTCTGGCGGGCATCCAGGCCGCCACCGGTGCCGCCAACGTCACCTACAGCGCCACCGGTGCGGGCATCAACGTGGCCGACTACAAGGCGGTGATCGCCGTGATCGGCGAAACACCGTATGCCGAAGGTGTAGGCGACATCGGCAAAACCGGCACGCTGGAGCATGCCCGCCGCTACCCCGAAGACCTGGCCGTGCTGAATGCCGTGAGCGGCAAGGGCGTGCCCGTGGTCACCGTGCTGGTGACAGGCCGCCCGGTGCTGGTGAACAAGGAAATCAACCGCTCGGATGCATTCGTGGTGGCCTGGCTGCCCGGCACCGAGGGCAAGGGCGTGGGCGATGTGCTCTACCGCACCTACAACAACAAGGTCAACTTCGACACGGTGGGCAAGCTGTCTTTCTCGTGGCCCAAGTCGGGCTGCCAGACCCCGCTGAACGTGGGCGATGCGGCCTACGACCCGCTGTTTGCCTACGGCTACGGCATGCGCTACGCCGACCAGAAAACCCTGGCCAAGCTGGACGAGACCGTGCCCACCCTGGGCTGCGGGCAAACCGCCGGTGGCGGCACCACCGCAGTCGACCTGGAAATCTTCAACTCCACCGACAAGGCCCCGTTTGCGCTGGCCATCGGCTCGCCAGAGAACTGGGGCGGCACCCCGCTGGGCTCGGACCTGAACGCGGTCATCTCCCAAGCCACCATCAAGGCCGAAACCACCCAGGTCAACGTGCAGCAAGATGGCAAAAAGCTCACCTGGACCGGCACCGGCCAGTTCTATTCCCAGCAGCCCGGTACCAGCGACCAGCAGAGCTACCTGAACTCGGACGCGGCGCTGGTGTTTGACACCATCGTGCACCAGCTGCCCGAGGGCCTGGTCAAGGTGCGCATCGACTGCAGCTACCCCTGCATCGGCGAAGTGGATGGCACCACGCTGTTCAGCACCCTGGGCCTGAACACCAAGCGCACGGTGAAGCTGCCGCTGAGCTGCTTTGCCGCCAAGGGCACCGACTTTGCCAGCATCAACACACCGTTCCTGCTGTACACCGAAAAAGCCTTCAGCGCCTCGTTTGCCCACATCCGCTGGGTGCCGGGTGCCGCCAAAGATGCCGACGCGGTGGCCTGCAGCACCCTGGTGCCGCCCGACGTGGCCCTGCCCACCCCCCAACCCGGCCCCACCTACACCGTGTTCAACAACGGCGTGGTGTCTGACGGCTTCAAGGCCAACACCTACTCCACCAACAATGTGCACACCAGCTTCAGCGTGCTGCCCACCGGGGAGCTGGCGCTGAACTTTGCCGCCGACGGGGGCGATGGCCTGCTGTTCTTCAACGACAGCGGCCCCATCAACCTGGGTAACTTCACCGGCGGCAAGCTGCAGTTCGACATCAATGTGGGCAGCTACGGCAGCAACACCGGCGGCCTGGTGGTGAAGATGGAAAGCGCAGGCACCAACTGCAACACCGGCGACGTGCTGTTTGGCCGCCCCACCGCGGGTGGCTGGCAGCCGGTGAGCATCAACATGGCCACCATCACCGCCGCCCAGTCGGCCTGCTTTGACCTGCGCCGCACCAACGTGCCGTTTGCCATCTTCCCCAAATGGGGTGACCAGCAGGGCGTGCAGTTCCAGGTGCGCAACGTCCGATTCGTCCAATAA